The Vigna unguiculata cultivar IT97K-499-35 chromosome 1, ASM411807v1, whole genome shotgun sequence nucleotide sequence AAAAtcgaatcattttttttttctatttctccgtcgaagtttttcattttttacaaattttatcaatctaaaaacttttaatacaaTGATGGactgttatataaaaataatttaaaataaaataagataataatgatgatgttttttgcaaaattgagtaataaaatagaatagaaCCGcataaaaatttagttttttatttttatttttttgtgatacATTATCTCATtgtctgaaatttaaaaaaatggtaaatgTTGTGAAAATTGAAAGCTTTGACaatagaatatgtaaaatagttattaatcacatttaaaattgttttttaagtttgatAATGAAAATCATACAAATTATTGAttgtttaagattttaaatGCACTAAAAAAATATTCGTTTCGTATtgcacttatttatatattatctttcatttcttacaattttttttttaacttttggcACGTAAATATTACAAAAGGTGTTTATATGTTCAAATACATATGATCCAAACACATTCTTAACGTTATTATGTCTGTGCATATACATGTATTAAATATGTATGATGTTATATTAGTAgattatgatattataatattattaggttaatttataaaataaaattatatttattaaaagtcaagtgaaatatgtaaaaaaatgagaaaataaccGTTGATacataaagaagaagagaagaagcagagatagacaaatttataaaaatcttataaaagtaattggtattttaataaataattatattttaaagagtaaaattagtattttgaaatgtgaacataaaagaaaaaatcttctTTACATGTTGTTATAGataaactgaaaataaatattaaatttaatggCATATGACtatgatcaatttaaaaacatattattttttaaaaatttctgcCTATTATTAGTTGGTGAAAAggcatattttattataattcaataaaattttagagCATAATTAATATGacgttttcttaaaattttagagttaaactaaatatcaatttttattattgactaataagaaacaaaatataattctagTAATTTGTAATCTTggaacttaaaaaaataatgtatagtACCAATAACTAATATATGTAACAGTTCAGTAGTTATAATTAATATGGTATatgttttatgacaaaaaaatatattttacaaaaactaatcaatatatttatttatttgtaaaattggtcCCCAACTTTTCCTTTCTTCCAAATCTAtggcaaataaaaaaataagtaagaaagaaacatttttcatattttctacgCATCCTTTCAAAGTCTTTTCCTACTTACTTCCACGAAAGTGAAGTGTGGAAATTCTCACttattctcacattttttattcaactaatttattcataataatgattaAAGTACGACTActactttatattaatttgaaacaATTATCTTTTGTTCTGATctgaaacaaatttataataacttttttaatttatttctatattaattaatttaataaataaaaaatttaacacttTACGTCAAATATAAACgcgtaaaaatatttttgggttCTTAACCCGGAAcacaaaagttattttataaaatttcccaaaatagaaAGATAAATAGTTCTTTTTGAAATGCTAGATTAATGGGTGTTACTTCTTTTAAGatgtatgataaaataaattatgttaatataatatttataatttgatgaaataataaatatataacattgctaaatatttttattacgtatttttatgattttataaatttggtTTGTTCTTTATGATTgtcttatttattaattgtgTAACATtctatttaatagtttttatgttactaaataaaatattatatcatgatcAAGGAAAGGAAATAGTAGGAATAGGCCGTATAGTGTATTAATATAGTCATCCAAAATAACCATATAAGTACTAGGAAAGGGTTAATAGAACATCCAATATTTAATACAAAGCATGAAACGAAATTTGTAGTTGGATATCCCATGTCATGGTTCAACTCCTGTCCAAGAGGGGAGTGTCTTCGCCTGAGTCTttctctgctcacaccaattaGTAGGTGATCATTACAAAGGAGAAAACACACAAAGAGAaacaaacacaagcaagaagggtaagctattAATTAAGAGAAAACATGCCGCCCAATTATGAATACCAAgcaatttttctcattttcaccaGAATTACTTAAGCcaccacaacacaacacaaatacatgactctagactcaatatccgaATTATGTAAGTGATATTGGACCTCTTGGTGGCGTGCACCTGTGACgattcccaaactctgcagagtttggcctCAGGGAGTTATCACTCAACCACTCACATGGTAAGTTCCCTTtgcgtctaagacttgatcaagtccaaagactaggacctcctgctactcctcacgacataatccattatgctCTATCTGCACGTAAATGAcaattggagtttcaggatacctcCAATAgtgagtccttatgtccttacacacactaaaaTACCCCTTGGAATTTCCTTGCAATTCTAGTTCAACCACATCTTCTCGTAATCCAATTTATACAATTTCACCACACATGTTACCAATCACAACAATTCAAGCATATCATAAGCTAATTTcacattttatcatttaaatacaACTTCATCTatttaaaacaaagaaataaacaCCCAGCTGCAGTGGTTCTCGCCCAAGCAAAAGGGCTCTCTCGCTTAAGCGgatcattctcgcctgagcgaggctcaaAACAGATAACAACCCAGACTCTGGGTGAATTTTCGCTTAGGTTAAGTTGTCTCGCTTAGAAGAGAgtgtctctcgctcaagcgaaactggctcgcctaggcgagatctcgtGTAGTGACAAAgatgagtttctggtgtttttgctcaggcgagagctgctcgcttaggTGAAAACACCAGATTCTcaatctgttctcacatgcaGAAGCCTAGAATTTTTGCACAATTCAATCACACACCCAATTATATAGTTCAAGCACCAATTCAACATTCAATCATGCAATTCAGAGTCATCAAAACATATTTCTATACGGAATTTAAGAAAatggttagcttcccttacctctaacAATCACCATCTAGCAAAAATAACTCTCAACATGGAGGTACCTCAATTGCACAACCTAAGGAACTGAAATGCATAAACATAGGGTGAGAATGAGACTTTGATTCAACTCAGCAAGAATGGAGCTTTGATTCCAGATTTGCTTGCTGCAACAGAAAGAGGGGAATGGATCAGAATAGGAGCTCAAACCTTCTGgttagagaaaaaaatggaaaacaagAATGAATGCAGAATGTGAATAGTTTTTAGGAAGAATGTGGGTTTTGTGGTTAGGTAGAGGAGAGAAATGAAGAGTAATAAAAGGAGTCTCACAAATtgtttgatgatattttttatgtgatgataagagataaatataatttgatatatgAACGTAATTAAAcgatcaaattatataataatatgtaagtatttttttaaaatttaaatatatttttcattctttaatttttgtgtgAAATTTAGAATgaatatgtatttaaaattttaacgtAATTTAGTTCATATagaaatatgtatatttttaattaaattttattaaatttattcgatgttttaaatatatttttcaattgtttaaattttgttaaatttagttaaaataattaaatttatatatttttaaaagattaaattaaaagaaaaataaaaagatgacaaattataattttcattaaaaattaatatacaaaaatatatttagttaaaaaatattacgatcatagtaataataatagtgtgAGAAAACGGTAACATACGAATACTTCAATGATGGTGGAACGTCAGAACTTATAGTGCTGAATTATTGAATAAGCCAAATGAACAAAAGTAATGAAACGTGTAATTCACATCCACATGTTTATATGTCATTTCTTGTATCGGTTCCGATTTGTAATGTTAAGATATAATTTGTGTATCGGATAGGATAGATATAGAATACGttgaaacatttatttttaaattaataaagtacGATGTGTAGGGGCGGAACAACTTAATGACGGAGGGAGCCTGGCTTTCccaatcatttttattttattttattttttatatatttaaaaaataaaaattataaattattattttatttttatttatttatttatttatattttattttattttttatatattttaaaaaaatatttatatattactttatttatatattattattttatttatatattattaccttatttatattaatttagtttagaatttttttttttaaatttaaaaatcatgttttttttattataattttttatcctttttttatttggtttctctttTCTGTGCTTCCATCTCTTTTTctcgttttatttttatctcaattttcaccatcaatttcttattatttttaaaatcaaattgtactacgacaaaattaaagagttaaggaacattttggaccgaacaatttcttcttttgagtaagttcatcttttccttttttttaagcaatatattttcttcttgtatGTGACTTTTCTACGCTCTAGACATATCTCTATccgttagagatcataaaatcacgctttaattgttgatcaaactcttctttgtgtagatagagctattttaggctttgaagttgtgtaagggaagaacaagATTAAGAATCTACTTTAAGGTGAaggaagctaatcatttagaagttattagttttcttaaaatattaaggaAGGcgtgtgatgaagatgaaaaaaatgcatctacgtcatctaaaattgagaaacttcatgagaatccaaatattgaagaaaacgaaaaataacTCTCTAATGTTtctaaagttacatataatgaatttgaaaatactttagaacgTGATTCGGAGAATCGtcttcaaatttggcaatacctaccaaatcaaattgacGAGATACAAAGGCCTTATCTAAAATGGGATTCATATCAAATGCATCTGACTAAagataacttttgttttttttttttatatataaactctttcatatatattattgttatattgtttggattctattgtcatgagtacttattttgaataaaaaaatgatgtaaagaaattaatttttttaattaaaaataataatttatatataacaaatataatttggcccccctaaaatttttggtcaagttccgccactgacGATgtgtgatatatgaatattaaaaagtgtacaataatttttatgaataaataaatacatgatTATTAATATGTGAAtccaaatttcataatagagATCAATTATTTTGGAAGCCAAAATCTAGTAGCTAATGTTAGCgactaatttaaaaaccaattcataattgaaactattttaattatcaatttagagaccgaattataattttttgaactattttaattctcaatttggtcagactaattatttttttactaaaattggtcattattcaaaaattttattgtattatacTAGGACTTTATAAATTGATACTTCATTAATAAGTATCGATAAATGATCGGACACGATATGTATCAAATACAGATACATAATCCAAGTTGAAGTATAAAGTGTATCATAAATTTTCATGAAACATGCAATACAGTGTtggagtttttattttttatctttttcagaTTTTAGAACGTggtcaaattattatttattctattttttctcAGATTTCAGagatttttttatctatataaatCACcttactcaattttttttgtcagtTTTTTAATCTGTTTCATAAATATCATCTTATCATATAagtttcttatatataaatcaCATTACTcgattttttttgtcattttttaatCTGTTTCATAAATATCATGTTATCATATAAGTTTCTTATATAAAACCATCTTGTATCTTATTATTTCCTCTATTTCTTATACAATCTTAAATTCATCATAATCAGGACTATGGATCATcttagtttaattatatttcttataattatataagaatCTTATATATAAACACGTTgtgtataaaattattatttcttattatatttttgtaaatcaaTTGTATTGTCCGTGCTCTTCAAATTTGTACTGACTAAAAACAATAATAGTTATGAATCAAATTTGGCTCATTTATTGAACCTACCTGAATTAGAAGCTTGAATTTGGTTTACCAAAAAAGTTATTAAGGTTGAGCATGAATACTGTAAAACTCATTTATAAtacttaagtttttttttaatcggcaaagaaatttataatacttaagtaattttgttttaagGATTTTTCTAAAGTTATTTTCCAACTTTATCCATAATAATTAGTACTAATTTAGTAATAGAAAATATGCATAAACTTTATATATGTTTAGATACATTCAATAAGTTTCATATTATTTAAGAGTCGAGATAAAgcgtattttaaatattattttttcctttcgCTTTTCAAGACatattttaagaacaaaatcgTGACAAAACTTACACCGAGTCATAACAATATAGAAAAACAATTCATACATTAAAAAAACCCTAATAATAACtgagaattttgaattttgaaacaCATATACGACCATCTCAGTAATATAAATTAAGTCATGTTTCATTACAAATGTAACTCAGTATTATGGTTAATAGAGCTGCTTGAACTTGAAATAATTGTATTGACttctcaataaaatataaacataggCATATTCCAAtgtaaactttatatatatatatatatatatatatatatatatatatatatataaagatattatattttgtatttatattttattatttcagttttatttttaatttttattttaaaattaattattttataagtaatttatttttaatcgttattttaaaaactttttttatatgtaacaattattttaaaaacatcttttgcattcattttttatttttcttattttacatttaacaactatttaaaaaaataattatatactttttaatgattttaactcaaatttttataaaaattaaaaaatgaacgTACATATACCACAACACATGTATTTTTgctaatatatattaaagttattcATAAATTCTtatcaaacttttaaaatttgaactcaactcgtttaagttataaaaaaaaatgattttgtttatttaactCAACTAACAAACCTAAACAAGTAATTAATAAGTcgaaaatattaaagaattcATTGGATGGATTTTCTAacaagtatttacaaaaaataaattgaaatattacaTTAGTTTCttcataaaactttttttttcctaacttattaattattaatttatgtttgtgATCGTATACGCCATTGACTGAAAGTGGGTTGTTGATGTAACAACTACACCAACGTACACTAtggttaaaatttgaaaaggatGCATTATTCCATTACTAAAGTTCAAACCGAGATCGaaaaaatttggtaaaaaacACCCTTGCAAGAtgacaaaatttggaaaagaaaatCAGAAAATGACACcactatataataaaaaaacaactgtGGAAAAAAGTTGATTAGTCAATCATGAAGATAACAACTAAATTTGTTCACACAATCTTAAAATAGGATTATCCactttaatcatatttttccccttccaattttttattcatctcGTTTCTCCATTTTGATCACGCATCACACTTTACATTATTTAATTCCATTCACTTCTCCAAAAGGTGCATTagaaaaaactttttcttttatcagcaaaaagaaaaactaattattaattagaatCCAAATTGCTTTCGGTTTCTCGTGTGATTATGTAATTGGCAAATGattctttaaattttcaatCCACATTATGTCAAGAAGTGGATTTTAAGTGTAATTCAATTTCACAATAAGTgaactttaagtttaattcaatttcacaaaacTGGTTTGTTGGATGAGGTTTGTACTCCAATTATATATtgtgaaattgtcttatctctaataGATGTGACACACCCTTTTACGTTGAGGTATAAAATGAATGGATGATCTCTGAACGGCTCGATAACTGATGGAACAGAATATTCAAAAAAATCTTTCTATAATAGACTTTTTTAAACAATGACtctgatattatattataaaatgagTTTTATGTCTAAATCAACATCATAAAATggacttataaaataaattttagattcaATTATATACCATGAAATTATGTTATTTCTTATCCATATCATGTAAAACGctacataatattattttgttaagacTTCAATTTTCTTTACAATGTCTGAGTCTCGCACACCTTTACGCGGAGAATTCCCCGAAGCTTCACTAGTTTATCCCACTTTTCACACTAAGCCTCAAAAGTCACGATTCTTCCCATTATATAAGACCAACCCAAGTATCTTTCAACAACACTTTCTAATTCCAACCCTAAATTTTCCATTGCAAAAAACATGGTGCAGCAAAAGAAGCTAGTTGATGAAGTGTCCGGTTGGCTCAGAATCTACGATGACGGTTCGGTGGACCGGACATGGACCGGACCGGAACAGTTCAAGTTTATGGCTGACCCGGTTCTTCCTCATGAGAAATTTATTGATGGTATTGCTGTTCGTGATACCATCATTTCTCGTGAAGGCCATGACCTTCGTGTTCGATTATACTTGCCGGAAAATgcattggaaaataaaaaaaaattacccatTATTCTTCATTTTCAGGGTGGTGGGTTTTGCATCAGTGAACCGGACTGGTTCATGTACTACCAAATTTACGTTCGAGTTGCCTTATCAGCTCAGGCCATTGTAGTTTCTCCTTTCCTCCGCCGTGCACCGGAGCACCGTCTCCCAGCCGCCACTGATGACGCCTTTGACACCCTCCTCTGGCTCCAATCTGTGGCCCGGTCCGGTTCGAATGAACCGTGGCTCGAGCAACATGGGGACTTCAACCGGGTTTTCCTCATAGGGGACAGCTCTGGCGGGAACGTGGTGCATGAGGTGGCTTCAAGGGCCGGTTCGGCGGATCTAAGCCCGGTTCGGGTTGCAGGAGCGATCCCGGTTCACCCCGGGTTTGTCCGGTCGGAGCGGAGCCGGTCGGAGCTGGAAATGCCGCAATCACCGTTTTTAACGTTGGACATGCTGGACAAGTTCCTAGAGTTAGCACTGCCGGTGGGGGCGACGAAGGACCACCCGATGACGTGCCCGATGGGCGCGGCGGCACCGGCGCTTGAAGGGCTGAAACTGCCGCCGGTGCTGCTGTGCGTGGCGGAGATGGACTTGGTGAGGGATACGGAGATGGAGTATTATGAGGCGCTGAAGAAAGCGAAGAAGGAGGTGGAACTTTATGTGAGTGATGGAATGAGTCAtagtttttatttgaataaggtTGCTGTGGATTTGGACCCCAATGTTAGTGCAAAAACCGATGCTTTCATCACCAGGATCAAGGACTTCATTCAGCAGCACTGAATTATTGCTTCAGAGTATTTTAATGGCTTCCATCAAGTTCATTATTGAGTTCCAgtcttcaaaaacaaaactttgttaCCACATTCATCGAGAATTACTGTTTCTAATGCAATATTACATGTTCCTTAATGGAATCATTTGAGTGTGGAAATTTCATAATAATGGTACGGAAGCCCTTAAAATTTTCGGAGTATTAAGGATTTCttgatatttgttttgttgttgtgtttaaaagtatttttatcattaaaaaatttaacttttacacATACTTGTAGACTTGACTCACCACACGATTGACGATAGAATAAGATCGAGTTGAGAAAAATTCTATAAATTTAGTAAAttcataatttcatttttttaaatgttagaataatttaaatggttaattaatttgtttattaaattatataaaatattttaagaattaggTAAACATTTTGATTCCatcactataaaaaataaattaagtcaatttattctcattgtaatataataaatatataaaataaattgtaaaaagaaCAAATTGGTAAGTGAGTCAATTTATTAGGTCGTGATGGATTAGACCGGATTACAAAATTTCTAATTTACTGAAAAATAACTAAGttgactcatttttttttagtttaatttgtaGTGAATCAACCCGTGTAAATCGAATTGACTCGACTCTTAAATagatacaataataataatgccaTATTTGAATATGATGCCGAGAAAATAATTGATTGACAATCGTCAATTAGCACacatttttcatttctaatttataagattttcaactcatttaaatttgtaataaatttttgaattaaatctATGATTTGTCTCGTCTTATTTAAgtacaatattaaaacaatgaGTTTGATTTATTACATATATTAGCGGGTTAAAGAGGTATAGATTCATCTGGATTTTAAAATaagagttattatttttttatatacttaaaattaaagaattaaaaattcacATCAACACACTATtactaaatttcaaaattttctgtaTTTGAATATTACTTTTATCCATCATGtcattacataaattataactCATTCCATTATTAGTTTGTAAGGACAAAAGAAGTAGCATCTAGATGACTGTGTATGAAATTTGGTAGATGGTGGTTGAGTCTCAATCCATATGTTTATGAAGAAGTTCCACAACCTAACAAATTAACTTCACTTTAGTTATCAGCCATTAACTTAGCATCAAGTGGGTtaatcattctttttttcttgtgaaCCGAATTCTCTGGAAACAAATCATATACAACACTCACCAATAATCATATACAGCCATTACCTTCCTTGATGTTTTCTCTTTCTGATATTATCAACAACATGCAAAGGATGATGGAGGAGTGCAAAACTAATGTCTTTTCATTCATTTAGTTTcgtaaaaatacataaaaaatagttatattttgatatattcttgatattatatgaatttggactttttatggattttttttatgtcacGTTTTTATGTTTCGTCTCTAAAATATACTGATGgacactaattttaatattctaaattatattaaaaagatttgtAAAGTACAACATCAGTGTATTATTAATGTTCAACAAGTGACAACACAAAAAAACTCAATAAATCTGAACTCGTTATGTGTGATGAGTCT carries:
- the LOC114177407 gene encoding probable carboxylesterase 15, with amino-acid sequence MVQQKKLVDEVSGWLRIYDDGSVDRTWTGPEQFKFMADPVLPHEKFIDGIAVRDTIISREGHDLRVRLYLPENALENKKKLPIILHFQGGGFCISEPDWFMYYQIYVRVALSAQAIVVSPFLRRAPEHRLPAATDDAFDTLLWLQSVARSGSNEPWLEQHGDFNRVFLIGDSSGGNVVHEVASRAGSADLSPVRVAGAIPVHPGFVRSERSRSELEMPQSPFLTLDMLDKFLELALPVGATKDHPMTCPMGAAAPALEGLKLPPVLLCVAEMDLVRDTEMEYYEALKKAKKEVELYVSDGMSHSFYLNKVAVDLDPNVSAKTDAFITRIKDFIQQH